The window GACTTAAAATAGAATCAACTGTCCTTCCCGCTTCATGGAAAGCACCGCTGAAAAAATACAATACCACGGCATTCTACTGGCAATCCGACCTCGCCACCGGACGCGGAGTGATGTTTTATTGTAAGAACGCCGCTAAAGTCATGCTGGTTCAATTCATTGGCAAGTGTGATAACCAGATTGACAATGCAGCGGTTACATTATTTAGCAGCCTGAAATTCAATACCCCTGATGAGGACCAGCTCTGGCATATCTATGATATGAAAGCCACTCTCCCTGCCACCATGGCTCTGGAATCGTTTGAATTCAAACCGGGAAGATTCAATATATGCCTGGCAGACCAGACTGAAATGATAGATCTATACCGTTTCAGCCCTGCGGATGTAATTCTCAAAGACTGTACGCTGAGAGAATTCTCCAAAGAACTCTTCAAAGATGAAATCAAAAAGCTGGGACTTTCCATAGCAGAACTGGAATACGATAAAGGCTCCACCTGCATGTACGGTCAGGTAAAAAGCCCATCCACTGCAAAACTTGCTCTTTCTAAATTCAATCCCAAACGTCGTCCTTACGGACAAATTGAAATCCGCTACACACGGGAAAGCAACCGTATCTTGGCTGTGATGGTAAAGTCACGCCAGCAAATTCCTGAAGACAGGGCAAAAAATATCTTCAAAAAATATGAAATTATTCAGTAAGAAAAAGCCTGTTATCCCGGAAATGACCAGGGGTGAAGCAATGGCCTGCACCCCTCTGAAAAATAGGGATATAAAAGAAACCCGCATGGATAACGGACTGGTAATGCTGTCTTATCCATTGCGGCTTAAACCGCTTTTCGCTGACGTGGCTAAAAGGTTCGGCATGTGGAAGGACGGTAACCCACCCATAAAAGAACTTGAACTAGATGAGATGGGCTCCCTTGTCTGGGATATGATTGACGGAAAAAACAGCGTCCGCGCAATAGCTGCGGGATTTGCAAAAAAATATCAGGTCCTGCCCCGTGAAGCAGAAGTGGCAACAGCTTCATTTCTTAGAGATCTGGGGAAAAGAGGACTCATAGCTTTCAGCAACAAAAACACCGGCACAAAATAGCTTTGCCCGGAAAGAGTAAAGTTTTAATCTGGACCATTACCCACAGGTCAGTTTGATGTATTCTTCAAAACTGACACCGTTCCAGACCTTGCTCACCCAATAAGCGGATGCCCAGATCATGAGTGCAGTTGAGTGCACATCAGAAAGACGTTTCAGCTTGGCTTCAAGATTTGGCCAGCTGACACCGTGAGCACTGTGTACATTCTCTGTTTCACAAGCTTCCTCAACCTGCAAAAAAAGATACGCTCCCTTGCACTGGTTGGGTAAAATCTTCACACCCCGATATGATTCCAAAACAGTCTTCAGCTCAGCAACATTCAATTCCTGTGCAACAGCACGCATGGATTTAAAAAACATATCCACAGCCCAGGGCAGAATAAACTCTGCGCCTGCACTTTTGGTCTTGAAATAATTCTTAAGCCACTGTTCGTGATCGTGCGTAATCCTGGCTGCAACCTGCGGCATGTCTTCCTCCTAAGGCTACTCCTCTAGTGATATCATCAACTTAATAACCACATTTACCAAATATATCAAGACTTTTTCTAGAAAATCACCAAAACTATTTAACGATCAAAGCTCTCACGTATCTGCTTAAAAAGACTAAACAAAAGAGCTCCGGGAACAGCCTTGCCGTTAATTTCCATACTATCAATACGCACTACAGTATTATTGTTAGGTGTAACATTTTCTTCGGTTACAAGTACAATTTTTTTCTGAGACGCAGATTGCCCTTCACTGGCATCAATAACAAGGACCCACTGACCACCCTTTTGCTTCCAATCAAGATCAACACTTCTATGTGAATTTATACTATTCTCAAGCAGAGTGACAAAATCTTCCAATGAAAAATGCTTGCGTCCCTTTCCGGCAACACCAAGATACTCACCTTCTGAATTACGGATTACCAGAGGACGTTCAAGATACCCGGAAGAAGGAAAAGAGGACTCATCCGGACCGGAATCGCCGCCAGCCCTCAAAATCCTGAAAAGCTCTGCCCGGTCGCGCTTTAAACGTCCAATCTCCATGGCCATGTCCATAATTCTTTCATTGGTATCAGCGGAGAGCTTGCGTTTTTCGCTTCTGAGCGTTGAGACTTCTTCTCTTAAATCACGCAATTCAGTCTGAAAGAGGGCCTGACTGGACAGCATATCGGAAACCTTGCCTAGGACCGAAGACAACCCTTTGATTACGGTCTCCATATCTGAACCGGACTCCAGACCGGCACCATTGATCAACTGTTGATCATTTTTAATACTATTAACCAACATACCGAACTTAAGACTCAATTCAGTTTCAATTTGTTCAGTTGTCCAATTCATTCCATACATTTCACGTATCCTCCTGAAAATTTCAACGACTTCTACAGAATACTTCTGCCTGCGACCACTCCCGCCAGCTGAAGGCAGGAATTTTGAGTACTTATCCTTATAGTACACCACTGTTGAAGGAGGAATATCCAGCCTCCTGCCAACCTCTCTCAAACTTAAGTACTGATTCGACATACCCCTGCTCACTTGTTGTTCATTATCAAACTTAAACAAACAATAAACCCTTAAAACGAGCAAGTCAACACAAATTGAACAACATATTGACCAAACAACTCGCCATTTTGTTCAATTGAACAACCAATAACTAAAACTACTCACCAGTGGACAAGCAGTTAATAGTGCTTATTCTTTAAACAGATGGGAAAAACATCGACGGAGGGTATGTGGAAATAGGATCAAAAAAACTCACATTATGCGAATTGAGTCGCCTGCTTAAAAAATTTGAGTGCGTATAGTGACGGAGTAACATCCCACAGCCACGTAGCGTGGCAAGCGCACTTTTCTCTTGCCCTGTGCAGTACATAAAGTGTAATCAGAAGCAAGGAGAAAAGGGTCAAGGCCTGACCTGGAAGAATACGCACCAACGATGTTAGAAAAGATCAAAACTACGAATCTTCAGGAAGGGATGTTTGTTGTTTGTTCCGCCAACGGCTTCAGCAGTCTGCCCACGGAATTATCCAACACCCCTATTTCCAACAAAGCAGACATCTCTGCCATACTTCAACTCAATATCAATGAAGTTTTGATAGATTCCGAAAAAAGTGCCGTACTAAACTCATTCCCCCAGACGACTTATTCAGAAGAGATTCTCTTTGCCCGCGAGGCGTACAATAATGCCCTTAGCTGCGTGCAAAAAATATTTCATACAATTGAGCAGGAAGGATCACTTGAAATCTCCGAATACAAAAAAGACATCAGCCCCCTTATCGACTCGATAGACAGAAACAACAGCGCAGCGGCAAGCCTGACCGTATTAGCCCGTGCAGACAGATACCTGCACACGCACAGCCTGAACACAGCAATCCTCAGTGCCATTCTCGGTCGATACATAGGACTTTCAAGGGAAGCCGTTGAAGAGCTTTCCATCACGGCAATGCTGATGAATATTGGACAACTCTGGCTGCCGAAACAATTGATGAATAAGAAAGGCAAACTCTCCAGAGACGAATTCAAGCAAATTAAGATCCACACCTTAAAAGGATATAAATATCTTGCCGACCACGACTCACCGCAAGGCATTATCAACTCGGTAAAATCCCATCACGAAAAATATGATGGAACCGGATACCCGCAAGGACTGTCCGGGAACGATATCCCGCAATATGCACGCATTATTTCCATCTGCGATTCATATGATGCCTTAACCTCAGACCGTCCCTACCGTGAAGCAATGACCCCTAATTCGGCCATTAAACACCTTTATTCCATGGCCAATTCATCATTTCATCCCAGATACCTGGAAAGCTTCATCAAATGTGTGGGAATTTATCCTGTGGGCTGCTTTGTCAAACTTTCAGACGGACGCTACGGAGTTGTAGTCACCAATACCCCCAAAGCCCCGCTACTGCCGCAGGTAAAGATCGTATTCAACAGCAGATTCAGGGCTATTCACCCGGAATTCGTGGACCTGTCCAAAAGATCTGATCAGACACAGGGAAATAACTTAGAAATTGTTGAATGTATTCACCCGAAAACATTCAAACTGGAACTGGACAGATTTCTCTGGTAATCGCAGTTACACGTATTCCACTTCAACCCGCTCCACGTAATCCTTAAGGACTTGCAATTCAGCCAGAAGCTGCTTCGGCTGATTCAATGCTGCGCAGGTTTCTATCCTGCGTCCAATGCTGCCAAGCTGCAAAAATCCATAGTTCAAGGCTGAACCTTTAAGATTATGTCCGATACGGGTCGCAACAGTCATATCCCCGGAATTCAATGCGTCTTCGAGCTCTTTAATTTCATTATGGGTTATCTCCATAAATCCGGGAATAAGCCCTTGAATATCAGAATCTATTCTCTCAACAATCTTCACACCCATACCCCCTCACCCGGTAAACTTAACTCCTTAGCGGAATGACTTTCAAAAAAAGAAAAAGGGTATCGCTTTTTCAGCGATACCCTTATCCTTTATCAATTTGAACAGCCGTAGGCAAAAAGAATTACCCAAAACGACTTATTTTTTAACTCTTATTCTTCAAGCTGCTGAATGCCATCCAGCTTCCACATTCCATCTGAGCCTACAGGCTTCACAAAATGCCAGACTTCGCGGGCCTGAGAAGGCTGTGACTGAGCGGGGTCTTCGCGCAGAAGAACGTCATAATAAACCGTTACGTGGGTAACGCCGCCCTCTTCCTTAACTTCCAGCAGCCTTGCGTTCACCATGAGCACATCAGTCTGAGACGGACCGGGATCTTCCTGAGCCTGCTGTTTGATTTCATTAAGCACACCAGCACTGGCAAACTGTTCTATGTCTGCCATATCGCGCTTATCCCATGACTTCTGAAGTCTGGTGTAAACAGCCTTGGCACCTTCAAGGAAATCCTCTTCATCAAATCCGGCGGGAATGTTTACAGACGGGCCGCCCTGCTGAGCGGAAGAGTCTGCTGCCTGCTGCGAAGAAGGCTTGGAAGAAAGATGGTCCCAAGCATTCTGAGCGGTCTGTTCCCTGCGGGCGTAAGGATCGTTATTGGTATTGTTGCGCTGCGCCTGAGAGTTGTCCGGGCCGCGCTGATAATTGCCCTGACGATACATATCATCCGCCCCACGTTTGCGGGACTTGAAAAATTTAAATCCGAGATATGCAAGTAAACCGATGATCAGAATATTGAAAAATCCGCCACCCATTCCACCGAAGCCGCCAAGCATTGAGCCGAGAAAAGTACCGGCCAGCAGCCCACCGAGGAGCCCCATACCGGGACGGGCAATACCGCCCTGCTGCTTGTTGGTTCCACCTGCCTGCTTCTGGGAAGTAGCTGTTGAAGTTGGTTTATTATAATTCTTTGAAAAAGATGGCTTGCTGCCGAAGGATTTTCCCCCGCCCATTCTTTTCGCATCCGCATCACCGGCCATAACAGCCAGCAGGCAGACAACAGTAAGGGGAAGAACCAAATACCCGAGTAGTTTCATCTAATACCTCATTTACTTAGGTTATAAAAAAGACTGCGACCGAAGCCGCAGTCCTTTAGATAATTACGCTAACGCGGCCTGTCCAGAGATATCGGAACTATTCGATACTTTTTTTCAAAAAGCCGAGTTCAACCATGGCTTCGCGTATTTTTTCAACATCAAGAGGTTTGGTGAGATAAATGGAAGCCCCTCCTTTATAATAAGCTTCCATAACATTGGAAGGATCAGCAAGTGCTGTTGTCATCATGACCTTGGTTTCAAGCTTGAGAGGTATATCGTGTTCTTTCTCAACTTCACGAATCTCTTTTAAAGCCTCCTGACCATCCATTTCCGGCATCATAATGTCCAGACATATTAAATCATAACGATTTCCGGATTCAAGAGCTTCAATAAAAGCCAGCACAGCTTCCGCACCATCCTCCACAGCATCACATTCGCCATAGCTGGTCATCACGTGCGTAAGAAATTTTCTGCTCGCAAGCTCATCTTCAACAATCAAAATCCTCATACACTCTCCTCATCCCTACAATATTTCTGTATCGTTTTATTAAAACACACTGGGATTATATATGCAATTATATACACAAAATTAACACTTACGGTTTATCTTGCGGAGAGTTGAAATGAGGGGTAGATATTCACGAAAACATAATAGGAAGTATCCATGATCGAAGCTATGTCATCTGTATTTTCATTTATATCAGGCAAATACGAAAGCAACCCGCATTGGGACCATTGGCCCTTCGGCCCCGGATACGGGGACTTCTGGGCCTCAGCAACCAAGATGCTTTTTGTGGCGGCAATTCTTGGTATAATCGTTATTTTCCTGCGAGTTCTCTTTGGCCCCAATGGTAAATTCAGGGACCATGACCTCGACCGTGAGGCCGCGGAAATGCGTGAAAAAGCACTTGCCCAATTGGAAGAAGACCTGAAATCCGGTAAAATTTCCGAATTAGACTACAAATTTAAGAAAAAAAGAATCCTGTATTAGTCCCATGAAACACCTGAAAACAATTTTCAGTGAATTTACCAGTCCTTATCTGCAAAATGCCAATGACAGGGAACGACCGGACATTCAGTTGAAAATTGATCACTCATTTGATGTTTTCAAAAACAGCCAAAACATCTGCCGCACACTTTCGCTGCCTGAAAGATTGGCAGGGACAGCCCAAATAGCTGCCCTTTTTCACGATACCGGCAGATTTCCACAGTATCGTGAATACGGAACATTCAAAGACTCAGAATCCTGTAATCACGGAGTGCTGGGAGCCAGAACTATTTTAAAGCACAAGCTTCTGGACAAACTGCCCCGGAAACAACGCAATACGATCCTCGGCGCAATAGCCCTGCACAACCGTAACAAACTGCCCGGTTTCATATCCGAAGAACTTAGGATTTGTACTGAAATTGTCCGGGACTCGGACAAGATAGATATCATCAAGGTGCTGATCCCCCATATGACCGGCGTCCAATCCGGCAACGAAGTTCCGCTTATGGGACTGACTGAGAAACCCGGTGAAGTGACTGATGCGGTTCTTCAGGCTGTTAAGGAAGGCAAGCAGGGAGCTTATCACAAAATGCGCTGCCTTAATGATTTCCGCCTGCTTCTGCTCAGCTGGGCCTATGACCTTAATTTTGAATGGTCGCGCAAAGAAATGATCAAACGCGGATACGTAGAAACCCTCATGACCCAGCTTCCTGACACAGATCAAATACATCAGTTGCGTAGTCCGATAATGGAACAGCTTAACTCTTGATCGATTTTATGGAATAATGGATTCCAAGCTCTCTTGTCATTTTTAATTTTAAACTTACCTTTTTAAAAGATATTTCAAAAACACAACTACTTACCACGGACAGATAGAATATGACCGAAACCAACTACGATATTATCATTCTGGGAGCAGGTCCTGCGGGTTTGCAGGCCGCTATTCATTCCGCAAGAAAAGGACTTAAAGTTCTCATCCTTGGTAAAAACGACAAGAGCAGCCTCTGGTGGGCACACATTGAAAACTTCTGCTGCACACTAGAAATTTCCGGTGAGCAGATCCTGAGAACCGGACAGCAACAGGCTGAAAGCTTCGGGGCGGTTTTCTTCAACGAAGATGTTCTAAAGATCAAAACCCCTGACCTCATGGACCTCAGCGGGGGCGGTTTTACCGTAACTTCCGAGACAAAGGAATTCAAAACCAAGGCAATCATCATCTGCACCGGAACAACCCGCAACAAACTGGGCGTACCCGGCGAAAAAGATCTTTTCGGTAAAGGTGTAAGCTATTGCGTGGAATGCGACGGAAACTTCTTCAGAGGCGAGGAAGTGGCTATCGTAGGTGGCGAAAGTGCCGCTGCGGGCGGAGCTCTCCATCTTTCTCATCTAGCATCCAAGGTTCATCTTGTTTCAAATGAATTCAACTTCGCCCCGGAACTGATGGAAAAGCTCAAAGCCGCAGACATCATCATCCACGAAGGAGTTGAAGTCGACGAGATAACCGGGGGAAGCGGTGTTGACGGTCTTGTGTTCAAGGATGGAAACAAGCTGGACGTAACAGGTGTTTTCATTGAACTGGGAGCCAAGGGAGTTATGTCCCTTGCAGCTGAACTGGGCATCCAATTGGATGAATCAATGAAATTTATTGAAACAGACAAGCAGCAACGTACCAATGTTCCCGGCATATTCGCAGCCGGAGATATATGCGGGCCGCCGCTCCAAATGGCGAAAGCCGTCGGTGAAGGATGTGTGGCCGGCTTAAGCGCAGCTAAATATGTCCGCAAAGCTTAATTCAAATTTGATGCGCTACGCGCGTTTAATAAATGGATTTCGCCTCCGGCGGCCAAAGGAGCTAAGCCCCTTTGGAATCCCTAACAATAAAAAAAACGAGCCACCCTTAAGGATGGCTCGTTTTTTTTAACGCTCAGAATAAATATAATTTGGAAAGAGTACGGCGGTCCCGCTAAATTTTCCCGAAACATCTTCCGGTAACACCCCGATGGTTACGACTATGTTATAGCCGGAAATCTGCAACCCTTTACGGACTTCCTCACAATAATTCGAACCTTCCGGATAATTAGGCGGCATCATGAAAATCTTCTGCCACCCGAAAAATCCGGATTTTGATAGATTTTCCATAACTGGCACCCTGAATCCTTCCGGTCTATAGGAAACAAAAAAGACCGGAACATTGCGCTCGTGAAAAAAATTAAAAAGAGCATGGGAAGGAACAACCGGAGGAAGAGCACTCAAAATCACATGGGATTCCAGATCGCCTCTCGCAGCAGAATTATCCGAAAACCCCTGTTTCTTACGCGCCTTGTAGGTTGAGAGCAGAACATCTTCCACCACAACCACCACAGCCGGATACTTCACTCGATCCTGCAAACTTTTTATTACAGCATCCTTTACCTGCGCAATTTTGCGGACAACGTCTTTATCGTACTTACCGCTTTCATGATAGGCAATGACCCGTTCCCGGACTTCGGGCAGGGAAACCATTTCAGCAGGTACTTTCGCCTTACGTGCTTTGGAAGCAACACAACCGCTGACGCAAAATAAAGCCAGTAAAATACAAATCAACCTTAACTTCAAACTAATTTCCCTCCACCAAAAATATCAAAGTATATGGAAATTAGCACAACAAACTTGTATCCGACAAGTGCACCCTGCTGAACTATTTGTTTTTGCTGATAAAAACAAATGCCCCGGCCAGTGCGGTAAAAGGGGCAACAGTTACCAACCCGAAACTACCCACCAGCGTCTTTAAAATTTCAGCTGAAACATAGACGAAATTAAAAGTATTCATAAGTGGGACACCCTGCGCCATAAAAGCCATGAGCAAAGTTATAAATCCTCCGGAATAAGCCAGCAGCAAAGTAGTGGTCATGGTCCCCACAACCGCCCTGCCGACCCGGACCCCGGAAGCAAGGGCCTGCATGTGAGTAATTTCAGGATTTGCACGCACAACCTCATCCATACTGGCGGCAACATCCATGGCAAGATCCATGACCGCCCCGGAACAGGCCAGAAATACGGCTGCGATATAAATACGAGTCAGATCAAGATGCCCGAATCCAGAATAAAGAAGGGTTTCCGCAAACGGCATTACCGCCCCATGCAGATGCAGTTCCCCGGTAAAATATACCGCCAGCATACAACTGGTAAAAACACCAAGAAATGATCCAAGAAAGGCAACCACTCCCTTGCGGTTCAATCCGGCAACCATAAAAATGATAACCGCACAAAGCCCTGCCACAACCCCCAAAGTAATCCAGACCGGGTCCTTACCCTCAAGAAGGGCCGGGACAAGCAATTTCCATAAAACCAACGCGGTAAACATAAAAGAAAATAGAGCCTTGGCCCCGGTCCAGCCCCCGAAGACCAAAAGCAGAAAAGAAAACAGCAACAGCATGGTTAATTCAAGATCAATGCGGTAATGATCCTGCGGCACAGCAAACATCGGCTTGCCTTGCGCATCATAAGTAATCACCGCAAGGGCCTCATCTCCTGCGCTGAAGAGCTTGTCTTTATCCATCTGACCTAGAAGTTCGTTGGTACCTTTAAAAATCCGGCCTTTGAACTTACCATCCAGCACCCTCATGGTTACGGCCTGCGGGCCTGTTTTTACTATTCCGAACTGGTCGATATCCGAATTATCGACCGAAAGAACCACCGCCTTGCAGCGTTCAGCATTTTCTGCAACACGCTGATCGAATTCAGTAGGGATGAAATAAAGAATGGCAGTCAGCACAGCGAAAACTGCAACTAATATGAATTCTCTGTTTTTTAATAATGCGGGCATATTCTCAAGGGGTTGAAGTTTATCAGATAGACTAAAGGCGGAGTGCCGTTCGACACCCCGCCCTAAACAGTTAAAGTACTATGAATATACTATTTGGCAGCAAACTCAGCGTTATGAATGTCTGCGTGAATCTTGGGAGTCATGCCCATGATAGCCATAATTTTGAAAGCGATATCAACGTTATCGTAGTAACCATTGAAGGAAGAAGACCCAACGCCCATGGCAGATGTTGCAACGGGAACCCCGGTGTGCTTGTAAGAAGTCCAACCCAGACCGGCATTGTTGTTCAGCACGTGGGTGATGGTTACAGTCAGCGGATCATAGCCGCCGTAAAGATTGTAAAGTTCGGGACTCTTAAACTTTTTCTCACCCTTCATGGTACGCGCGTAAGCGTCCTTGAGCATGGCAAGCTGGTAATCTTTTACAACAAGGGGATTCTTTTTGGCATCACCTTCGAACTCAAGGCCGAAGAAGTGAGTGATGGTGGGCTGAAAATCTTCAAAACTTGCTTTACCTTTATGTTCGTCCCTCCAAAGCTTAACAACTTCATCTGAGAACTGCTGGAAAGAGATAGTCTGGGAATTAAGCGCATCGTAGTAGGAGCCGTACTTGGTGCCTGCGAAACCGAGGGTCAAGCCACCGCACTCATGGTCACCGGTTACAACGATGAGAGTTTCCTTGGGATGCTTTTTGGCGAACTCAACAGCTTCTTTGATGGAGTTATCAAAAGCAATGGTGTTCTTAATGAAAGCGGTTGCATCGTTAGCATGACAGGCCCAGTCAATTTTACCACCTTCAACCATCAGAAAAAAGCCTTTGGAGTTATCGAGCATTTCGATTGCCTTGGAAGTAAACTCAGGCAGAGTGATATCCTGGGGACGCATATCCATGGCGTAAGGCAGGGCTTTGGAATCCTGCAACCATGAATTCCATGAAATGACCTTACCGTCAGCGGGCTTAAGGTCCATGAATTCTTCTTTGTCAGTAACAACTTTGTAGCCTGCTTTCTTGATCAGATCGAGAGCGTTACCTTTGAAGTTTTTGGAATTCTTCTTTTTGTTGGTAATGTCTTTCAGGCCGCCACCGCCGAAGAAATCAAAGTTACTTTCAGAGAGGGCAACGTCGATATCATAATACTGGCCGCGAGTGGGAACGTGTGCGTAGAAAGCAGCGGGAGTTGCGTGATCGATGGATACGCTGGAAACAATACCTACTTTCTTGCCGTCTACTTTAGCCATTTCAGCAATGGACTTAACGTGCTTCTGGCCGGGAGTCATGCCGAGCATACCAATATTGGTTTTCTGGCCGCTGGCAAGAGAAGTTGCGGAAGCTGCGGAACCGGTAATGAACCTATCGGCAGCGTAAGTAGTGGTCAT is drawn from Desulfovibrio sp. JC022 and contains these coding sequences:
- a CDS encoding MerR family transcriptional regulator yields the protein MSNQYLSLREVGRRLDIPPSTVVYYKDKYSKFLPSAGGSGRRQKYSVEVVEIFRRIREMYGMNWTTEQIETELSLKFGMLVNSIKNDQQLINGAGLESGSDMETVIKGLSSVLGKVSDMLSSQALFQTELRDLREEVSTLRSEKRKLSADTNERIMDMAMEIGRLKRDRAELFRILRAGGDSGPDESSFPSSGYLERPLVIRNSEGEYLGVAGKGRKHFSLEDFVTLLENSINSHRSVDLDWKQKGGQWVLVIDASEGQSASQKKIVLVTEENVTPNNNTVVRIDSMEINGKAVPGALLFSLFKQIRESFDR
- a CDS encoding Tim44 domain-containing protein — encoded protein: MKLLGYLVLPLTVVCLLAVMAGDADAKRMGGGKSFGSKPSFSKNYNKPTSTATSQKQAGGTNKQQGGIARPGMGLLGGLLAGTFLGSMLGGFGGMGGGFFNILIIGLLAYLGFKFFKSRKRGADDMYRQGNYQRGPDNSQAQRNNTNNDPYARREQTAQNAWDHLSSKPSSQQAADSSAQQGGPSVNIPAGFDEEDFLEGAKAVYTRLQKSWDKRDMADIEQFASAGVLNEIKQQAQEDPGPSQTDVLMVNARLLEVKEEGGVTHVTVYYDVLLREDPAQSQPSQAREVWHFVKPVGSDGMWKLDGIQQLEE
- a CDS encoding HAD family acid phosphatase — encoded protein: MKLRLICILLALFCVSGCVASKARKAKVPAEMVSLPEVRERVIAYHESGKYDKDVVRKIAQVKDAVIKSLQDRVKYPAVVVVVEDVLLSTYKARKKQGFSDNSAARGDLESHVILSALPPVVPSHALFNFFHERNVPVFFVSYRPEGFRVPVMENLSKSGFFGWQKIFMMPPNYPEGSNYCEEVRKGLQISGYNIVVTIGVLPEDVSGKFSGTAVLFPNYIYSER
- a CDS encoding YibE/F family protein; translation: MPALLKNREFILVAVFAVLTAILYFIPTEFDQRVAENAERCKAVVLSVDNSDIDQFGIVKTGPQAVTMRVLDGKFKGRIFKGTNELLGQMDKDKLFSAGDEALAVITYDAQGKPMFAVPQDHYRIDLELTMLLLFSFLLLVFGGWTGAKALFSFMFTALVLWKLLVPALLEGKDPVWITLGVVAGLCAVIIFMVAGLNRKGVVAFLGSFLGVFTSCMLAVYFTGELHLHGAVMPFAETLLYSGFGHLDLTRIYIAAVFLACSGAVMDLAMDVAASMDEVVRANPEITHMQALASGVRVGRAVVGTMTTTLLLAYSGGFITLLMAFMAQGVPLMNTFNFVYVSAEILKTLVGSFGLVTVAPFTALAGAFVFISKNK
- a CDS encoding response regulator, translated to MRILIVEDELASRKFLTHVMTSYGECDAVEDGAEAVLAFIEALESGNRYDLICLDIMMPEMDGQEALKEIREVEKEHDIPLKLETKVMMTTALADPSNVMEAYYKGGASIYLTKPLDVEKIREAMVELGFLKKSIE
- a CDS encoding SHOCT domain-containing protein; translated protein: MIEAMSSVFSFISGKYESNPHWDHWPFGPGYGDFWASATKMLFVAAILGIIVIFLRVLFGPNGKFRDHDLDREAAEMREKALAQLEEDLKSGKISELDYKFKKKRILY
- a CDS encoding Hpt domain-containing protein, whose product is MGVKIVERIDSDIQGLIPGFMEITHNEIKELEDALNSGDMTVATRIGHNLKGSALNYGFLQLGSIGRRIETCAALNQPKQLLAELQVLKDYVERVEVEYV
- a CDS encoding NAD(P)/FAD-dependent oxidoreductase codes for the protein MTETNYDIIILGAGPAGLQAAIHSARKGLKVLILGKNDKSSLWWAHIENFCCTLEISGEQILRTGQQQAESFGAVFFNEDVLKIKTPDLMDLSGGGFTVTSETKEFKTKAIIICTGTTRNKLGVPGEKDLFGKGVSYCVECDGNFFRGEEVAIVGGESAAAGGALHLSHLASKVHLVSNEFNFAPELMEKLKAADIIIHEGVEVDEITGGSGVDGLVFKDGNKLDVTGVFIELGAKGVMSLAAELGIQLDESMKFIETDKQQRTNVPGIFAAGDICGPPLQMAKAVGEGCVAGLSAAKYVRKA
- a CDS encoding HD domain-containing protein, with amino-acid sequence MKHLKTIFSEFTSPYLQNANDRERPDIQLKIDHSFDVFKNSQNICRTLSLPERLAGTAQIAALFHDTGRFPQYREYGTFKDSESCNHGVLGARTILKHKLLDKLPRKQRNTILGAIALHNRNKLPGFISEELRICTEIVRDSDKIDIIKVLIPHMTGVQSGNEVPLMGLTEKPGEVTDAVLQAVKEGKQGAYHKMRCLNDFRLLLLSWAYDLNFEWSRKEMIKRGYVETLMTQLPDTDQIHQLRSPIMEQLNS
- a CDS encoding PqqD family protein; protein product: MKLFSKKKPVIPEMTRGEAMACTPLKNRDIKETRMDNGLVMLSYPLRLKPLFADVAKRFGMWKDGNPPIKELELDEMGSLVWDMIDGKNSVRAIAAGFAKKYQVLPREAEVATASFLRDLGKRGLIAFSNKNTGTK
- a CDS encoding alkaline phosphatase, which codes for MRFSNKLRVLMTLMVCAMFMVAAPAYAKAKKVRVYKGKPAKYVFLFIGDGMGLPQKGATEAFTGEQLLMNTFPAQGMTTTYAADRFITGSAASATSLASGQKTNIGMLGMTPGQKHVKSIAEMAKVDGKKVGIVSSVSIDHATPAAFYAHVPTRGQYYDIDVALSESNFDFFGGGGLKDITNKKKNSKNFKGNALDLIKKAGYKVVTDKEEFMDLKPADGKVISWNSWLQDSKALPYAMDMRPQDITLPEFTSKAIEMLDNSKGFFLMVEGGKIDWACHANDATAFIKNTIAFDNSIKEAVEFAKKHPKETLIVVTGDHECGGLTLGFAGTKYGSYYDALNSQTISFQQFSDEVVKLWRDEHKGKASFEDFQPTITHFFGLEFEGDAKKNPLVVKDYQLAMLKDAYARTMKGEKKFKSPELYNLYGGYDPLTVTITHVLNNNAGLGWTSYKHTGVPVATSAMGVGSSSFNGYYDNVDIAFKIMAIMGMTPKIHADIHNAEFAAK
- a CDS encoding HD-GYP domain-containing protein; this encodes MLEKIKTTNLQEGMFVVCSANGFSSLPTELSNTPISNKADISAILQLNINEVLIDSEKSAVLNSFPQTTYSEEILFAREAYNNALSCVQKIFHTIEQEGSLEISEYKKDISPLIDSIDRNNSAAASLTVLARADRYLHTHSLNTAILSAILGRYIGLSREAVEELSITAMLMNIGQLWLPKQLMNKKGKLSRDEFKQIKIHTLKGYKYLADHDSPQGIINSVKSHHEKYDGTGYPQGLSGNDIPQYARIISICDSYDALTSDRPYREAMTPNSAIKHLYSMANSSFHPRYLESFIKCVGIYPVGCFVKLSDGRYGVVVTNTPKAPLLPQVKIVFNSRFRAIHPEFVDLSKRSDQTQGNNLEIVECIHPKTFKLELDRFLW